The genomic stretch TCCTTCTGGTTTCCGGCGAGCGAGAATCGCTCAGCGGGGAATCGATCCGGCGAGGGTAGGCATCGGTGTATGGACAAGGGTCTGCATGGTGTGCCTTTTGTTGATGGTGGAACAATCGTCTCGCCGGAGACAAGGCGCACGCTGGAGGGCGAACGGGCGCGGGTCAATTCCGATCCCGTCGCCGGACGCGGCTCACTTCCGAAGGCGCGCGACGATCGTGCGTTCGAACTCGGGAAAGTAGCGGCCGATGAGCGGGAGTTCGAACGAGCCGAGAATCGACGTGTTCGGCTCGCGCTCGAGGAGGAAACGGAAGCTCTCCTCGAGCACACGCGCGGGCGGGATGTCACCGAGGCCGAGTCTTTGGAGCCACGCGTCGTCGATGCTCACCTCGTGCGCGGTGGGCGTGCGCGCGGCCACTTCGATGCGCCACGCGCCGGGGCGCAGTTCGGAGACGGTGATCGTCGGGACGCTCACGCGTTCGACTGCTTCACCAAAGTCGCGGTGAGCGAGACGTCCGCCTTCAGCAATCGCGAGATCGGACATGTCGCCTTCGCCTTCTCGGCGAGCTCGCGGAATTGCGAGTCCTCTATGCCCGGCACCACGGCCGTCAGCGTGAGGTGCGACTTGGTCACACTCCAGCCCGTGCCGGCGACGTTCTCGAGCGAAACGTCCGCTTTCGCCTCGAGCTTCTCGGCGGTGAATCCTGCGCCACCGAGGACGCCGGAGAGTGCCATGGCGAAACAACCCGAATGGGCGGCGGCGATCAGTTCCTCGGGGTTGGTTTCACCGCCGGATTCGAAACGCGAGACGAACGAATACGGGGTCGACTTCAGCACGCCGCTCTGGGAGTCGAGCGTGCCTTTGCCTTCCTTCAGAGAACCTTTCCAGAGTGCAGTCGCGGAACGTTTCATGCCGAGAGCCTGCACGCATCCAACCGGGACGCAAACCAGCGGGGAAAGTCGTGCACGACGCTCGACAGGGCGGAGCACGCGGGGATTGTCTGCGACGAAGATGACGACGGACCCGGTCACGGCAGGACCAAGCGAAGCGGGCGGACAAGTGCCCGCCGGAGTCGTGGTCGGCGTGTATCCAACTTCTGGAGTCGCGCACGAGCACGGCCTCGTCGTGCTCGCGATGGGGCTGGACTACGATGTGGTCCTGCGCGACGACGGGGCGACCGAGTTGATCGTGCCGGAGGCGCAACTCGCGGACGTGCGTCGGCAGCTCGAACTCTACGACCGCGAGAGCGCACACTGGCCACCTCGACCGCCGCCGCCGGTGCCTCGAGTGAGCGGGGCGTTGGTGACGCCGTGTATTTGGTTTGTGGTGACGGCGCTGGCTTTTCGCGAACAGATGCTCGCGCCCGGCGTTTGGGAGGCGAGAGGTGCGCTCGACCCCGTCGCGCTCTTCCGCGGCGGCGAAGGGTGGCGACCGTTCACGGCGTTGTTTCTGCACGCGGACCTCGGACATCTCGTTTCCAATCTCGGCGGTGGCCTGCTCGTGTTCGGCGGCGTGCTCGCGACCTTCGGGTTGGGGCGCGGGTGGCTTCTGCTGGGCGCGGCGGCCGTCGCGGGCAATCTGCTCACGGCCGCGGCGCACGGAGTGGACGGCGACTATCGTTCGCTCGGCGCCTCGACCGCGGTCTTCGCGGGCATCGGCCTGCTCACGGGCGCTGCGGTGCGTGCGGCTCTCCGGGGCGAGGGCTCCGCATGGCGCATGCGCCGGCTGTTGATGCCCGCGGCAGCGGGAGTCGTCCTCCTTGGCTGGCTCGGCGCCGGCGGCGTCCGCACCGACGTGCTGGCGCACGGGATGGGATTTCTGTGTGGCCTCGTGGCCGGTGGCTTCGTGTCGACCCCGTCCGCGGCGAGGCGAGACGAGGAGAAGGTTTAGGACAGGCGTCGGTAGGGCTCGACCTCGAAACGTGCGAAAACAGGAATGGTAGTCGCAAGCTCGTGCTCGATCACGTTTCGAGAAACCGTAGTTGGGTCCATGGACAAGAATACCGCAATTCGACTTCTGGAACGAAAGATGGCGTTGCTCGCGGGACAGGTGCCCTTGGAGCGTCGGGCGCATTTCGAGCGGGAGAACTCGGAACTGCTCGAGATCGCCAGAGAGCCGAGGGTCGGCGTTCGCGGTATGAGGGACATCGAGCACGTTCTAGAGATCATGCGAGTTCCGGAGGCGGGCTTCGATTGGGAGTCGATCGACAGGGTTCTTCTCGCGGAGTTCGGGTGCGTTCGCCTCGGACAAGATCCGATGGATACGGTGAAGAAGGTGCTCGAGTCGGGGCGGATCCGTGGACAACGGCAGGGGGAGGTGATCCGTGCGTTCGTGTCGTGTGTGGACAACGAGCGTGTCTTGGGCTCCGAGGCGTACGGAAAGCTCGCCTTGATTCTCGATACTTGGGAGTCGAAAGGGTAACGGTTCCGTTCAGTCGAGCATGAGCATCGAAAGAGACATCGAGTTCCTGAAAACGAAGATCCGTCTGGTCGGCGAGAACAGAAAGGATGGGCCGAGTCCACAATTCGTGACTGTGTTCATGACGGGTGTGGAGAATTTGGAAACCATACCGGGCCGGAAGAAGGCAAGGGCGCGGATGCTGGACTCAACCATCAACGAAATCGCGCCGCACAACTGCGACTGGAATTCCGTGAACGCGGAATTGATGGCGAAGTTCGGGTTCTGCCGGCTGGGTGCGGATCCGGTGACGGTCGTCGCGCGGGTGCTGAAGCGCGGGAAGATCCGAAGCGAGACCGAGGGAAGGGTGATCAAGGACTTCGTCTCGAACGTGGAGAACGAGACGACCCTCGGCACCGCCGACTACGACAAGCTGGCGTTCATCCTGGACAAGTGGGAGTGCACGGAGTGATGCGCCTTGGCGCGGTGTGAGAAATGGACGTCGAAACCGCCTACAGATACATCGATCGTCGGTTCGAACTGGTGTGCGGGTATTTGCCTGCCCACGAGGCCGCGGAGTTGTCGGAAATCGGGCGTGTCTTGGTTGCGGGGCTTCGGAAAAGCAGGGGTGAAGGACATGCGTGTGCTGCTTCAAGACGACGACGTACTCGAGATGGTGGCGCGCCAGTACGGAACCGTCGACTGGAAGGCCATCGAAGAGACGTTGCAGAAGGAGTTCGGCTGGTCGCGGGGCGGGGCAATCGCACGGAGATCGTGATACGGAGGGTGCTGAAGCGTGGCCGCATTCGCGGAGAGACCGAAGGTCGCGCCGTGCGCGACTTCGTCGCCGATCAGTCGAACGAGGACGTGATCGGAAAGAAGGACTACTCCACGCTGGCGCTTCTTCTCGACGAGTGGGAGGCCGTGCCGTTTTCCGGAGGTTCGGAACGATGAAGAACAACATGATGTATAAAACGATGATCCAGTGGGTGACGGTCGTGGCGCTGCTGGCGTGTCTGGCGGTGCGGCCGGTCTCGGCGGGCGCGTGGGGCGAGGGGAGTTTCGACAACGACTCCGCGCTCGACTGGGTGGAGAACGAGTTGCGCGTGCACGGGAGCGCGGCGATCCGTCGGGCGGTAGCCCCGATCGCGAGTGGTTCGCGTTACGTCGACGCCGACGAGGCGTCGAGCGTGGTGACGGCGTGCGAGGTGTTGGCGGCGTGGCAGGGGCGTCCGGCGAAGGATCTGCCGGATTTCGTGGCGGCGATCGTGAAGCGCTTTTCGGGCGAACCGCGGGAGGAGTTGCGCGAAATGGCCCGCAAGGCGCTCGATCGCGTGGTGCGGGACTCCGAGCTGAAGGACTTGTGGGCGGAGGGCGGCGGGGAGCCGTTCGAGGCGTGGAAGCGCGCGATGGCGGAGCTGAGGGGGCGATTGTGAGGCGTTTGCGGAGTGCGAGTGCGGGCGGTGTACGGTGAATCGGTCCCAAGCCCTCGGACAGAGTGAACCACGGATGCCACGGATTGCGGGGCTGAAGTACGAATCCACGCCACGATTGTCCTCCCTGCGCGGAAGAGCGGTCACGTTTGCTCGGGTTTCTCGTCATTCGTGCCCATCTGTGGAATCCGTGGTCTCAGATTTTGTCGTGGAGCGGAGTTCAGGATGGAGGTGAAGCAGGGTGCCCGGGATAGGGACGCGCAGGATCGTCGGTTTCTGGAGCGGTTGCTGTGCGAACGGGGCGCTCCAGGATCGCAGCGGTCGAAGGCGAGGCGGTGATCGAGTTTCTTGCTTCGTGCGTCTTCCTCGAGCCCGTCGGCTCGGCCGGAGGCCTCGCCCTACCTGATGCGGTGTGCGCAACTTCGGCGTGGAAGGACGAGTCCCGGGTGGGCATGGGGATTGGAAGGCTTCGGCGCGAGCGGTACGACGCGCAGAGGGACCTGCGCGTCCACCCCGGGGGGTGAGGACGGGAGACGGGCGTTTGCGGTTGTTTTTCGGGCGGGATGGTCGAAAGAGGCGGTATGGACTTTTTGCATACGCGGTTTCGTCGCCGGGGGTTCGTGGCGGTCGTGCTGTCGATCGCGGGACTGGTGTTTCTCGCCGGTTGTGGGCGGAAGGCGTCGATCGGGCGGTTGTCGGAAGGTGCGGTCGTGGTGGCGTTCGGCGACAGCCTGACGCGCGGGACGGGTGCGGCTGAGGGCGCGGACTATCCGTCGGTCTTGGCGCGGTTGTCGGGACTCGAAGTGGTCAACGCCGGAGTGCCGGGCGAGCGCGCGGCGGAGGGCTTGCGGCGGCTGTCGAGTGTGCTGGAGCGGCATCAGCCGCAGCTCGTGATCTTGTGTCACGGGGGCAACGACATCCTCGCGAGCGCGTCGGACGAAGCGATCGCCGCGGAGTTGGGACGGATGATCGAGACGATCCGAGAAGCTGGCGCGGACGTGGTCTTGATCGGCGTGCCGAAGCGCGGGCTGGTGTTGCGGAGCGCGGCGTTCTACGCGGAGGTGGCGGAACGCTTCGGCGTGCCGTACGAGGAAGACGTGGTCGCGGACGTGCTCTCGACGGCGTCGTTGAAAAGCGACTACGTGCATCCCAACGAGAAGGGCTACGCGATGATCGCGGATGCAGTGTGGAAGCTCGTGCGCGGTTCGCAGCGGTGAGCGATCGTCGGACACGAAACAGGCCGCGTCCACTAGAGGGACGCGGCCTGCGGGGATTTTCGGTTGCTTAGGGGTGGGAAGTGTCAGCCAGCGATGCGTTTCTCGAGTTCGAGCAGGATCGTCTTTGCGGCCGTCGGGATGACGGTGCCGGGGCCGAAGACGGCGCTGGCGCCGTGGCTGAGGAGGAAGTCGTAGTCCTGCGCGGGGATGACGCCGCCGCAGATGACCATGATGTCCTCGCGGCCGAGCTTCTTCAGCTCCTCGATCAGCTTCGGGAGGAGCGTCTTGTGACCGGCGGCGAGCGAACTCATGCCGACCACGTGGACGTCGTTCTCGACCGCCTGGCGGGCGGTTTCCTCGGGCGTCTGGAAGAGCGGGCCGATGTCGACGTCGAAACCAAGATCCGCATACGCCGTGGCGACGACCTTGGCGCCGCGGTCGTGGCCGTCCTGTCCCATCTTGGCGATGAGGATGCGCGGGCGGCGGCCTTCCTTCTGCGCGAAGGCGTCGGTCAGCGCGCGGACTTCGCCGATGGGTCCGTCCTTGCCGAATTCGGATGAATACACGCCCGTGATTGAACGAATCACGGCCTTGTGGCGACCGTAGACGGCTTCGAGTGCATCGGAGATCTCGCCGAGCGAGGCGCGGGCCTGAGCGGCGACGACGGAGAGCTCGAGCAGGTTGCCGGTGCCGTGGTGGGCGGCGTCGGTGAGGGCGGCGAGGGCGGCCTTGACCTTCGACTCGTCGCGCTCGGCGCGGAGCTTGGCGAGACGCTTGATCTGGGCTTCGCGGACGGCGGTGTTGTCGACCTCGAGGATCTCGAGCGGGTCTTCCTTCGCGAGGCGGTATTTGTTCACCCCGACGATCGTCTCGCGGCCGCTGTCGATGCGGGCTTGGCGGCGCGCGGCGGCTTCTTCGATACGCATCTTGGGCAGGCCGGTTTCGATCGCCTTGGCCATGCCGCCGAGGCGCTCGACCTCTTCGATGTGCGCCCAGGCGCGCTTGATCAGCGCATCGGTGAGGGCCTCGACGTAGTAGGAGCCGCCCCAAGGATCGATCACTTTGCAGATGTTCGTCTCGTCCTGGAGGAAGAGCTGCGTGTTGCGGGCGATGCGGGCGGAGAAGTCGGTCGGGAGTGCGATCGCTTCGTCGAGCGCGTTCGTGTGCAGGCTCTGCGTGTGACCGAGTCCGGCGGCCATCGCCTCGATGCAGGTGCGGGCGACGTTGTTGAACGGATCCTGTTCGGTGAGCGACCAGCCGGACGTCTGCGAGTGCGTGCGCAGCGCCATCGACTTCTCCAGCTTCGGTTCGAACTGCTTCACGATCTTGGCCCAGAGCACGCGGGCGGCGCGCATCTTGGCGATCTCCATGAAGTAGTTTTTCCCGATCGCCCAGAAGAACGAGAGGCGCGGGGCGAAGGCGTCGACGCCGAGACCGGATTTGATTCCGGTGCGGATGTATTCGAGGCCGTCGGCGAGCGTGTAGGCGAGTTCGAGGTCGGCGGTGGCGCCGGCCTCCTGCATGTGATAGCCGGAGATCGAGATCGAGTTGAACTTCGGCATCTTCTGCGCGGTGAACGAGAAGATGTCGCCGATGATGCGCATCGAACCCTCGGGCGGGTAGATGTAGGTGTTGCGCACCATGTACTCCTTGAGGATGTCGTTCTGGATCGTGCCGGAGAGCTCCTCGAGCTTCGCGCCCTGTTCGAGGGCGGCGACGATGTAGAACGCGAGCACGGGGAGGACGGCGCCGTTCATCGTCATGGAAACCGAGACCTTGTTGAGCGGGATGCGCCCGAAGAGGATCTCCATGTCGAGGATCGAGTCGATCGCGACGCCGGCCTTGCCGACGTCTCCGACCACGCGGGGGTGATCGCTGTCGTAGCCGCGGTGCGTGGCGAGGTCGAAGGCGACCGAAAGTCCCTTTTGGCCGGCCGCGAGATTGCGGCGATAGAAGGCGTTGGACTCCTCGGCGGTGGAGAAGCCGGCGTACTGGCGGACCGTCCAAGGCTGCGTCACGTACATCGTGGCGTAGGGGCCGCGCAAATACGGAGCGACGCCGGCGGTGAAGCCGAGGTGTTCCATGCCGGCGTAGTCGTCGGCTGAATACAGCGGCTTGACGGGAATCTGTTCCATCGTCTTCCAGACCAGTTCGTCGAGGGGGCGACCGGCCTCGGCTTCGAGGCGTGCCTTCCACTCGGCGTAGGTCTCGGGCGCGGGTGCGGCCTCGAAGGCGACCTTGGTGAAATCGGTGTGGCTGCTCATGGGTTGACTTGGGCGTGGGCCTGGAGGCGGGTGAGGAGCTCGAGTGAGTTGGAGGTGACGTTGACGAATTCGTCGACGCCGGCGGCGCGCCAGGCGTCGGCGGTCTCCTTGGGGGCGCCGGCGACGAGGACGAACAGGCCGGGGTTCGCGGCCTTGATCGATTTGGCGAGCGGTTCGACGACGGTTGCGTAGGTGTCGTCGCTCGATGTGATCACCGCGATCTGCGCGCCGGAAGCGAGGGCGGCTGCGGCCGCGTCGTCCGTGCCCGCGAAATCGCGGTCGTTGAGGAGCTTGAATCCGCCGACTTCGAAGAAACTCGACGTCCAGTCGGCGCGCAGGCGGTAGAGGCGTGAGGGTCCGATGTTGGCTTGGAAGAGCAGGGGCGGCGTGCCGTGTTTCGCGGCGTAGGCCGCGGCGTTGTCGCGGAGGCGCTCGAAGGGTTGCGCGGCGCGGTGGATGCAGAGCGGCGTCACCTTCGTGTGCGGCTCGTCGGCGGCGCGAAGCGTGCGGCAGATCTCGCCGAGCGTGGCACCGTCGAGCACGGCGTCGATCGCGCTCTCGAGGGCGGCACCGGGGTGACTCTCGAGCAGGTCGTTGAGGCGGTTCATCACCTTCGTGTCGGCCTCGGTGGACGACTTCGTGCGGAACGCAGCGACCTGTTTCGCGCGCTTCTTCTGGATCGCGGAGTAATCGGGCAGCTTTCGCTCGGGTGCGGACTCGCGGGCGTTCGGGTATTGGTTGGCGCCGACCACGATCGTGCGGCGTTTGGCGACGGCGTCGGCCTTGAGGGCGGCGGTCGTGGCGACGGCCTTCTGAGGGTATCCGGCTTCGAGCGCGCGGGCCATGCCGCCGGCCTTTTCGATCTCTTGGAACACGGTCCAAGCGCGGCGGGCGATCTGGTCGGTGAGCCACTCCACGTAGTAGGAGCCGCCGGCGGGATCGATCACCTTGGTGAGGTCGCACTCTTCGGCGAGGATCGTCTGCGTGTTGCGGGCGATGCGGCGCGAGAACTCGTCGGGCAGGCGGTAAACCTCGTCGAAGGGACCGACGTGGAGACCGTTGCAACCGCCGACCACGGCCGAGAGCGCCTCGGTGGTGGTGCGGAGCATGTTGGAATAGGCGTCGTAGGCGGTCTTGTTGTAGATGGAGGTGCGGACGTGCAGGTGGAGGCGCTGTGCCTCGGGAGAGCCGCCGAGCGCGCGGACGGCTTGGGACCAGACGCTGCGGGCGGCGCGGAACTTGGCGACCTCCATGAAGAAGTTCGAACCGGCACTGAGGGCGAAGCGCACGTGGCGCGTCGTCTCGTCGATCGAGACGCCACGCTTCTGCATCTCGCGGAGGTATTCGACTCCGGTGGCCAGGGCGAAGGCGAGTTCCTGCACGGCAGTGGCGCCCGCGTCGTGGTAGGGGTGACCCTGCACGGCAATCGTCTGGAGGTTCGGCGTGTGCTCGATGGCGTAGCGCGTGAGCGAGGCCATCTCGTCGTAGGCGCGGGCGAGGGAGACGGGCAAGTCGCCCTTCCACGCGATCATGGCGAGCGGATCCACCTCGATGCAGCCGCGCAGTTCGTCGAGCTTGTTCCCGCGTTCACGAGCGAGGGCGAACAACAGTGCTGCGGCCGGGAGCGCGGAGGCGCCGGCGCGCAGATAGACCGAGATCATCGGCAAGTGGATGCCGGCGAACGCCCGCTCCATGTCCGCGAGCGTCGAGATCGACAGGCCGCAGGCGCCGACCTCGCCGGGAGCGGCGTTGTCGGGATCGCGACCGGCGAGCGTCGCGAGATCGAGCGGGATGTTCAGCTCACTCTGCCCGCGTTCGAGATCGGCGAGGGCAGCAGCGTTGAATTCCTCCGGCGTAGGCAGGGGCAGTTCTTGGGAAATCTCCCAGCCCTGCAAAGTCTGCCCGGCGGTGCGACCGGCGCGCGTGCGGTTGCCGGAACCGGGCAATTCGCCCAACTGAGGCAGGCCGGCGACGTCGGCCGCGTTGTAGATGGGTTGCAGCTCGATGCCTTCGGGCGTGCGCGTGATCAGTTTCTTCTCGAAAGGCGCGCCTTTGAGGAGAGCTTCCGCGGCGGTGCGCCACTGGGCGTAGGTCGCATCGGAGAACTCTCCGAGCAGGCGCGCGCCGCGGGTGTCGGGCGTGGAGGTTGGAGTGTCCGCATTCATGAGAACTGGGGCCATCCTACCACACCGGAGCTACGCATTCCGTAGTCAGCCAGTGGCAAGAAATGCGGAGACGAATTCCCGGGGGTGCGATAACGTTTCGTCATGCCATCCACGCACGTCATCTTCGCCGCTACTCTCTCGAGAGCTGTCGATGTGTGTGCGCGGAGGCGTTCGACGACAGCCGGCCTCGCCGCGCATCGGAACGTGTCCGATGCGCGCGACCGCAACCCTCAGTTCCTGCCATGATCCAACGCATCGACCATCTGGGAATCGCCGTTCGCTCGCTCGACGAGACGGTGAAGTATTACGAGAAGGCGCTCGGCCTGAAGTGTGAACGGCTGGAGGAAGTCGCTTCGCAAAAAGTGAAGACCGCGTTCTTCGACGTGGGCGGTACGCACATCGAGCTGCTGGAGCCGACCTCGCCGGACAGCCCGATCGCGGCGTTTCTGGAGAAGCGCGGCGAAGGCATCCACCACGTCGCCTTCGCGACCGACGACATCGGCGCGCAGCTCGGCGAGGCGAAGAACGCCGGCGTGAAGCTCATCCACGAAGTGCCCTTCGAGGGTGCGGCCGGAAAGCTCGTCGCCTTCCTGCATCCAAAATCCACCTACGGCGTGCTGACCGAATTCTGCGCGCCCAAGGACGGCGCGGCTTCGCATCACTGAGCCGTCCGCCTTCTCACTCCGCGCACCGCATCCGCAAAACCAACTTCCGGGACCAAGCACATGCCCATCGATCCGGCACTTCTCAAAGAACTCGAAACCCGCCGCGCCAAGGCCGATCTCGGCGGTGGCAAGGACAAGCTCGCGAAGCGTCGCGAGAAGGGACAGCTCACTGCGCGCGACCGCCTCGAAGCGCTCTTCGATCGCGGCACGTTCATCGAGTTCGGCAAACACGCCGCGCACGCCTGCCACGCTTTCGGCATGCAGGACAAAGAGATGCCGGCCGACGGCGTCGTGACCGGCATCGGTTACGTCGCGGGTCGCGCGGTCGCGGCCTACTCGCACGACTTCACCGTCGGCGGCGGAGCGCTCGGTCGCATCCACGCTCGCAAAGTGTGCGACCTCATGGACTACGCCATGACCGCCGGCATCCCGATC from Opitutales bacterium ASA1 encodes the following:
- the scpA gene encoding methylmalonyl-CoA mutase codes for the protein MSSHTDFTKVAFEAAPAPETYAEWKARLEAEAGRPLDELVWKTMEQIPVKPLYSADDYAGMEHLGFTAGVAPYLRGPYATMYVTQPWTVRQYAGFSTAEESNAFYRRNLAAGQKGLSVAFDLATHRGYDSDHPRVVGDVGKAGVAIDSILDMEILFGRIPLNKVSVSMTMNGAVLPVLAFYIVAALEQGAKLEELSGTIQNDILKEYMVRNTYIYPPEGSMRIIGDIFSFTAQKMPKFNSISISGYHMQEAGATADLELAYTLADGLEYIRTGIKSGLGVDAFAPRLSFFWAIGKNYFMEIAKMRAARVLWAKIVKQFEPKLEKSMALRTHSQTSGWSLTEQDPFNNVARTCIEAMAAGLGHTQSLHTNALDEAIALPTDFSARIARNTQLFLQDETNICKVIDPWGGSYYVEALTDALIKRAWAHIEEVERLGGMAKAIETGLPKMRIEEAAARRQARIDSGRETIVGVNKYRLAKEDPLEILEVDNTAVREAQIKRLAKLRAERDESKVKAALAALTDAAHHGTGNLLELSVVAAQARASLGEISDALEAVYGRHKAVIRSITGVYSSEFGKDGPIGEVRALTDAFAQKEGRRPRILIAKMGQDGHDRGAKVVATAYADLGFDVDIGPLFQTPEETARQAVENDVHVVGMSSLAAGHKTLLPKLIEELKKLGREDIMVICGGVIPAQDYDFLLSHGASAVFGPGTVIPTAAKTILLELEKRIAG
- a CDS encoding rhomboid family intramembrane serine protease translates to MTTDPVTAGPSEAGGQVPAGVVVGVYPTSGVAHEHGLVVLAMGLDYDVVLRDDGATELIVPEAQLADVRRQLELYDRESAHWPPRPPPPVPRVSGALVTPCIWFVVTALAFREQMLAPGVWEARGALDPVALFRGGEGWRPFTALFLHADLGHLVSNLGGGLLVFGGVLATFGLGRGWLLLGAAAVAGNLLTAAAHGVDGDYRSLGASTAVFAGIGLLTGAAVRAALRGEGSAWRMRRLLMPAAAGVVLLGWLGAGGVRTDVLAHGMGFLCGLVAGGFVSTPSAARRDEEKV
- a CDS encoding methylmalonyl-CoA mutase family protein, with the protein product MNADTPTSTPDTRGARLLGEFSDATYAQWRTAAEALLKGAPFEKKLITRTPEGIELQPIYNAADVAGLPQLGELPGSGNRTRAGRTAGQTLQGWEISQELPLPTPEEFNAAALADLERGQSELNIPLDLATLAGRDPDNAAPGEVGACGLSISTLADMERAFAGIHLPMISVYLRAGASALPAAALLFALARERGNKLDELRGCIEVDPLAMIAWKGDLPVSLARAYDEMASLTRYAIEHTPNLQTIAVQGHPYHDAGATAVQELAFALATGVEYLREMQKRGVSIDETTRHVRFALSAGSNFFMEVAKFRAARSVWSQAVRALGGSPEAQRLHLHVRTSIYNKTAYDAYSNMLRTTTEALSAVVGGCNGLHVGPFDEVYRLPDEFSRRIARNTQTILAEECDLTKVIDPAGGSYYVEWLTDQIARRAWTVFQEIEKAGGMARALEAGYPQKAVATTAALKADAVAKRRTIVVGANQYPNARESAPERKLPDYSAIQKKRAKQVAAFRTKSSTEADTKVMNRLNDLLESHPGAALESAIDAVLDGATLGEICRTLRAADEPHTKVTPLCIHRAAQPFERLRDNAAAYAAKHGTPPLLFQANIGPSRLYRLRADWTSSFFEVGGFKLLNDRDFAGTDDAAAAALASGAQIAVITSSDDTYATVVEPLAKSIKAANPGLFVLVAGAPKETADAWRAAGVDEFVNVTSNSLELLTRLQAHAQVNP
- a CDS encoding OsmC family protein, with translation MQALGMKRSATALWKGSLKEGKGTLDSQSGVLKSTPYSFVSRFESGGETNPEELIAAAHSGCFAMALSGVLGGAGFTAEKLEAKADVSLENVAGTGWSVTKSHLTLTAVVPGIEDSQFRELAEKAKATCPISRLLKADVSLTATLVKQSNA
- a CDS encoding arylesterase, which produces MDFLHTRFRRRGFVAVVLSIAGLVFLAGCGRKASIGRLSEGAVVVAFGDSLTRGTGAAEGADYPSVLARLSGLEVVNAGVPGERAAEGLRRLSSVLERHQPQLVILCHGGNDILASASDEAIAAELGRMIETIREAGADVVLIGVPKRGLVLRSAAFYAEVAERFGVPYEEDVVADVLSTASLKSDYVHPNEKGYAMIADAVWKLVRGSQR
- the mce gene encoding methylmalonyl-CoA epimerase, whose product is MIQRIDHLGIAVRSLDETVKYYEKALGLKCERLEEVASQKVKTAFFDVGGTHIELLEPTSPDSPIAAFLEKRGEGIHHVAFATDDIGAQLGEAKNAGVKLIHEVPFEGAAGKLVAFLHPKSTYGVLTEFCAPKDGAASHH